In one Bacillus sp. PK3_68 genomic region, the following are encoded:
- a CDS encoding 2Fe-2S iron-sulfur cluster-binding protein, producing the protein MNNRKFTVGSLIPNQQTAEPVTVAWQTQQPPKKQLKTSIRLLQNGQTFHVKRFKGNLLEAALKQNQALQFKCRKGTCGVCTVKVIEGASLLSLPNEQEQKKLKQSLTEGYRLACQAVIY; encoded by the coding sequence ATGAATAACCGTAAATTTACTGTCGGCTCCCTTATTCCAAATCAGCAGACTGCCGAACCGGTCACGGTCGCATGGCAAACGCAGCAGCCTCCGAAAAAGCAATTAAAAACCAGCATTCGTCTGCTGCAAAATGGACAAACCTTTCATGTGAAGCGTTTCAAAGGCAATTTGTTAGAAGCAGCATTGAAGCAAAATCAGGCTCTTCAATTTAAATGCCGAAAAGGTACGTGCGGCGTCTGCACAGTGAAAGTGATAGAGGGGGCCTCCTTGCTGTCACTGCCAAATGAACAGGAACAAAAGAAGCTAAAACAGTCTTTAACAGAAGGATATCGGTTAGCCTGCCAAGCAGTCATCTATTAA